From Pagrus major chromosome 9, Pma_NU_1.0, the proteins below share one genomic window:
- the cnga4 gene encoding cyclic nucleotide-gated channel alpha-4, which translates to MILPVVYNSVIIILRTCFTKIALSYLPVWLTLDYLSDLMYMVDMIITVHTGYLDQGILVKDLTQLKKHYLHSKRFLRDLASLMPTDFLYFVFGIQTPLVRINRLLRMPRLNEALDRMETRTSYPNTFRISKLMIYIFVLIHWNACLYFALSSYIGFGSDRWVYPNITNPEFASMRRQYFYCFWFSAQIFTTVGDTPLPKREEEYLFMIADLLIAVLVFASIVGNVGNVITSLRDRDNVFFPNHELVKAYLRSHHISKELRHRIDNWYQHLHINKKIMRENEILQQLPVHLRTEIAVSVHLPTLSKVTIFQSCEKSLLEELVLKLTPQVFSPGEFVCRKGDVGHEMYIIKEGKLAVVADDGVTEFAVLSEGNFFGEISILNIKGNKSGNRRTANIRSIGHSDLFSLSKEDLTDVLSEFPAAKSHLEEKGRQILTKMGMLEENGEGEEEEAEKVDTKIKRLESKLEILQTKLARLMVELESSNRKMQARVEQLESEVAALKKEDGTERKAEK; encoded by the exons ATGATCTTGCCTGTTGTCTACAACTCAGTGATCATCATTTTAAG GACGTGCTTCACTAAAATTGCACTGAGCTACCTGCCTGTGTGGCTTACACTGGACTATCTGTCAGACCTCATGTATATGGTTGACATGATCATCACTGTTCATACCg GCTACTTGGATCAGGGCATCCTAGTCAAGGATCTAACTCAGCTGAAAAAGCACTACCTACACTCTAAACGTTTCTTAAGGGATTTGGCTTCCCTGATGCCCACTGACTTTCTCTACTTTGTCTTTGGCATCCAAACTCCACTGGTGAGGATCAATCGCCTACTGCGTATGCCACGACTCAATGAGGCCCTGGATCGCATGGAGACGAGAACCTCCTACCCAAACACCTTCCGCATCTCTAAGCTAATGATCTACATCTTTGTGTTGATCCACTGGAATGCCTGTCTCTACTTTGCACTGTCTAGCTACATTGGCTTTGGCAGTGATCGTTGGGTCTACCCCAACATCACCAACCCAGAGTTTGCCTCCATGCGTCGTCAGTACTTTTACTGCTTCTGGTTCTCTGCCCAGATTTTCACCACAGTAGGAGACACTCCGCTGCCAAAAAGGGAAGAGGAATACTTGTTTATGATTGCAGACCTGCTCATTGCCGTTTTGGTGTTTGCATCAATTGTTGGCAATGTTGGCAATGTCATCACAAGCCTGAGGGACCGTGATAATGTCTTCTTCCCCAACCATGAGCTG GTGAAGGCATACCTGCGTAGCCATCACATCAGCAAGGAGCTTCGACATCGTATCGACAACTGGTACCAGCATCTTCACATCAACAAGAAAATCATGCGAGAGAAtgagatcctccagcagctgccTGTACACCTGAGGACTGAGATCGCAGTCAGCGTTCACCTTCCCACACTCTCAAAAGTCACCATCTTCCAGAGCTGTGAGAAAAGTCTACTGGAGGAGCTGGTGCTTAAACTAACACCTCAG GTGTTCAGTCCAGGAGAGTTCGTCTGCAGGAAAGGGGATGTAGGCCATGAGATGTACATCATCAAAGAGGGAAAACTTGCAGTTGTTGCAGATGATGGGGTCACAGAGTTTGCTGTGCTGAGTGAAGGGAATTTCTTTGGGGAAATTAGTATTCTCAATATCAAAG GTAACAAATCAGGCAATCGTCGTACTGCCAACATCCGAAGCATTGGCCACTCTGACCTGTTCAGCCTGTCCAAAGAGGACCTGACAGATGTGCTATCTGAGTTTCCTGCAGCCAAAAGTCACCTGGAGGAGAAAGGCAGACAGATCCTCACTAAGATGGGCATGTTGGAGGAGAatggggagggagaggaggaggaagcagagaaaGTTGATACCAAGATAAAAAGGCTGGAAAGCAAGTTGGAAATCCTGCAAACAAAACTAGCTCGACTTATGGTGGAATTAGAGTCCAGCAACCGCAAGATGCAGGCCAGGGTGGAGCAGCTGGAGTCGGAGGTGGCAGCGCT AAAAAAGGAAGATGGAACAGAAAGAAaggctgaaaaatga